Proteins co-encoded in one Bacillus infantis NRRL B-14911 genomic window:
- a CDS encoding sulfite exporter TauE/SafE family protein, protein MAITFTMLFLGILLGFIGAGGSGFIIALLTVVFGVPIHTALGTSLAAMVFTTLSGAYSHYRQGNIDVKMGLAVGCFGAVTSFLGSGIAVWIPVDSLHWLTAGMLFLSAVMLLVRLFIVSRMEDKGAEPQRRLFMKAAFVGIVCGLLSGTFGIGSAPFIQLGLLAVLGLSVQKSVGTTMLVILPIALAGGIGYYFEGYFDMILLLQVLAGTMIGSYLGARFTNYVPLPVLKSAMVLTPIMAGFILLF, encoded by the coding sequence GTGGCTATTACGTTTACGATGCTGTTTTTGGGGATTTTGCTTGGTTTTATCGGGGCCGGGGGATCCGGTTTTATTATTGCGCTATTGACGGTGGTGTTCGGGGTGCCGATCCATACGGCGCTTGGGACGTCGCTTGCGGCGATGGTGTTTACGACCTTGTCGGGGGCTTACAGCCATTACCGGCAGGGCAATATTGATGTGAAAATGGGACTGGCTGTCGGGTGCTTTGGAGCGGTCACTTCGTTTCTGGGCTCGGGAATCGCGGTGTGGATCCCGGTTGATTCGCTTCATTGGCTGACGGCCGGAATGCTGTTTCTGTCAGCAGTGATGCTGCTGGTCCGTTTGTTCATCGTCAGCCGGATGGAGGACAAGGGAGCAGAGCCGCAGCGCAGGCTCTTCATGAAAGCTGCATTTGTGGGCATTGTCTGCGGCTTACTGTCAGGCACGTTCGGCATCGGCTCTGCGCCTTTCATTCAGCTTGGACTATTAGCCGTCTTAGGCCTTTCTGTGCAGAAGTCTGTCGGGACGACGATGCTGGTCATCCTGCCGATTGCACTGGCAGGCGGCATCGGCTATTATTTTGAAGGATACTTTGATATGATCCTGCTCCTGCAGGTGCTGGCTGGAACGATGATAGGTTCTTACCTCGGAGCGCGGTTCACCAATTATGTGCCGCTTCCTGTTTTAAAAAGTGCCATGGTGCTGACGCCTATTATGGCCGGATTCATCCTGCTGTTCTGA
- the dcuS gene encoding DcuS/MalK family sensor histidine kinase translates to MKKGRWSLQAIIIIFVCLVVMISLMITDLLISSRVTSSVEETQEDKALNVAKMVAHSRIVEDALEGDPEGAGVQDFANEMRKLTNVNFIVVMDMKGYRLSHPESSEIGKHFRGGDEGPVLEGEEYVSYSKGILGPSMRAFTPVIGSTGEQIGAVAVGISLETVTKAVHKSQNAIYIGTLIGILVGIIGAVILARYIKKILLGLEPSAIAKVLEERSSMLQSVREGIIAVDQSGKITLVNRAARKLFQKAGIEKDPVGLQIEEYLPETRLKEVLITGKTHLDQEQSFHGVTILVNRVPVVVDNQLVGAIATFRDKTEVQLLAEQLTGVRNYADALRAQAHEFMNKLHVILGMVHTEQYEHLARYVNETVNHRENEMGFVTKKIHDPVLAGFLIGKLSNARESGAVLSFDCADNLPKPADPEITHDLITIIGNLIDNALEAVSGRPVKKVELMLDYAEEILTIEVRDTGSGMTKEIQDRISEKGFSTKGKDRGFGLYLVTQAADKLEGELIISSKAGKGTQFAVYIPYKAGDDET, encoded by the coding sequence ATGAAAAAGGGCCGCTGGAGCTTGCAAGCCATCATTATTATATTTGTTTGTCTGGTGGTCATGATTTCCCTTATGATCACCGACCTGCTGATCAGCAGCAGGGTCACCTCCAGTGTTGAGGAAACACAGGAGGATAAAGCTTTAAATGTCGCTAAAATGGTGGCGCACAGCCGGATTGTTGAAGATGCTTTGGAAGGGGATCCTGAGGGCGCAGGGGTCCAGGATTTTGCCAATGAAATGCGGAAGCTTACAAATGTCAATTTCATTGTAGTAATGGATATGAAGGGCTACCGCTTGTCACATCCGGAGTCATCTGAGATAGGAAAGCATTTCAGGGGCGGGGATGAAGGCCCTGTGCTGGAGGGGGAAGAGTATGTTTCCTATTCCAAGGGCATACTCGGTCCATCGATGCGGGCATTCACTCCTGTCATTGGCAGTACCGGGGAGCAGATAGGGGCTGTGGCTGTCGGCATTTCTCTAGAGACGGTAACGAAGGCTGTCCATAAGAGCCAGAACGCAATCTACATCGGCACGCTGATCGGCATCCTGGTGGGGATTATCGGTGCGGTGATACTTGCCAGGTACATAAAAAAAATCCTGCTGGGACTGGAACCTTCCGCGATTGCCAAGGTGTTGGAGGAGCGCAGCTCAATGCTGCAGTCTGTGCGTGAAGGAATCATTGCCGTTGACCAGAGCGGGAAGATTACGCTCGTAAACCGGGCGGCAAGGAAGCTTTTTCAAAAGGCCGGCATCGAAAAGGATCCGGTTGGGCTGCAGATTGAGGAGTATCTTCCGGAAACCCGCCTGAAGGAAGTCCTGATCACAGGGAAAACCCATCTTGACCAGGAGCAGAGCTTCCACGGGGTGACGATTCTTGTCAATCGGGTGCCGGTGGTGGTGGATAATCAGCTCGTCGGCGCCATTGCGACCTTCCGGGATAAGACGGAGGTCCAGCTGCTTGCCGAACAGCTTACAGGTGTCCGCAATTATGCAGATGCTTTGAGGGCACAGGCCCACGAGTTCATGAACAAGCTTCATGTTATCCTGGGGATGGTCCATACCGAGCAGTACGAGCATCTTGCCAGGTATGTGAACGAGACGGTCAATCACCGGGAGAATGAAATGGGCTTTGTAACAAAGAAGATCCATGACCCGGTCCTGGCCGGTTTTCTCATCGGCAAGCTGAGCAATGCCCGGGAATCAGGGGCGGTGCTGTCGTTTGATTGTGCCGATAATCTGCCAAAGCCGGCGGACCCGGAAATCACCCATGATCTGATCACGATCATCGGCAACTTAATCGATAATGCATTGGAAGCTGTATCAGGGAGGCCGGTCAAAAAAGTGGAGTTAATGCTGGATTATGCCGAGGAAATTTTAACAATAGAAGTAAGAGATACAGGAAGCGGTATGACAAAGGAAATTCAGGATCGGATTTCCGAGAAGGGTTTTTCCACAAAAGGGAAGGACAGGGGCTTCGGGCTGTATCTGGTCACACAGGCGGCTGATAAGCTGGAGGGGGAACTGATCATTTCCTCCAAGGCAGGAAAGGGGACGCAGTTTGCCGTCTATATACCTTATAAAGCAGGGGATGATGAGACATGA
- a CDS encoding response regulator — protein MINVMIVEDDPMVAEINKRYLAKVEGFRLAASARSVDEAVSLLEKEDIQLILLDIYMPGRLGLELVTYLRKNELETDVIIISAAKDMDRIRQALRSGVVDYLIKPFEFERFNAALTAYEQQSRFAEKREEVTQQELDSHLLRREEPSVVEELPKGLTKDTLKQVWEAVQELKEGPFSTDEMAEAVGVSRVSARKYLNFLKELGILDVKVIYGTIGRPVYQHEYNPYKEHLIKNFL, from the coding sequence ATGATCAATGTAATGATTGTTGAAGATGATCCGATGGTCGCTGAAATTAATAAACGGTATCTTGCCAAGGTAGAAGGGTTCCGGCTGGCTGCGTCGGCCAGGTCGGTCGATGAAGCGGTCAGCCTTCTGGAGAAGGAGGACATCCAGCTGATTCTCCTTGATATTTATATGCCCGGGAGGCTCGGGCTTGAACTGGTCACTTATCTGAGGAAAAATGAGCTGGAAACCGATGTGATCATCATCTCTGCCGCAAAGGATATGGACCGGATCAGGCAGGCCCTGCGTTCCGGTGTGGTGGATTATCTCATCAAGCCATTTGAATTTGAACGGTTCAATGCGGCGCTGACAGCCTATGAGCAGCAGAGCCGGTTCGCTGAAAAGAGGGAAGAGGTCACCCAGCAGGAGCTGGACAGCCACCTGCTGCGGCGCGAGGAGCCGTCGGTCGTGGAAGAGCTTCCGAAAGGCCTGACAAAGGATACGCTGAAACAGGTCTGGGAAGCCGTGCAGGAGCTTAAGGAAGGACCGTTCTCCACCGACGAGATGGCCGAGGCGGTAGGCGTCTCAAGAGTATCAGCGCGGAAATACCTGAACTTTTTAAAAGAGCTTGGCATACTTGATGTGAAGGTCATCTATGGCACGATCGGCCGCCCCGTGTACCAGCATGAATATAACCCATATAAAGAGCATCTGATTAAGAACTTTCTGTAA
- a CDS encoding 2-hydroxycarboxylate transporter family protein — protein sequence MEPAKKLQPISAPEDQREEKKGFFAKLGSIKVGAVPLPLYVLIALVVYAAAAYESLPADMIGGFAVIMAMGILLGDIGMRIPILKDIGGPAILSLLVPSILVFFNIINTTGMDAVTQLMKTSNFLYLYISILVVGSILGMNRRVLIQGFTRMFVPLVLGTLASVCAGVLVGMLFGYDVKHTLFYIVVPIIAGGIGEGILPLSIGYADVLGQSSESFVGQLIPAAVIGNIAAIICAGILSRLGEKKPELTGKGVLVKSKGGDGITESSTINQPVEFPLMGAGLLIACSFFIIGGLGHHVLGIPGPVLMIFAAALVKCLQLMPAKMEQGAFHLYKFVSSSLTWPLMVGLGMLYIPLEDVVKIVTPSYIAVCVAVVLAMVITGYFTGKLMKMYPVDAAIVTGCHSGLGGTGDVAILSASNRMSLMPFAQVSTRIGGASTVILAILLMKILN from the coding sequence ATGGAACCAGCTAAGAAACTGCAGCCGATTTCTGCACCAGAAGATCAAAGGGAAGAGAAAAAAGGCTTTTTTGCAAAATTGGGAAGTATAAAAGTAGGAGCAGTGCCGCTTCCGCTTTATGTTCTAATAGCACTTGTTGTATATGCTGCGGCAGCTTATGAATCACTGCCGGCTGATATGATCGGCGGATTTGCCGTCATTATGGCAATGGGAATCCTGCTTGGCGATATCGGAATGAGAATCCCGATCCTGAAGGATATCGGGGGCCCGGCGATACTATCGCTGCTCGTTCCTTCTATATTGGTATTTTTTAATATTATTAATACAACCGGAATGGATGCTGTCACCCAGCTGATGAAAACATCCAATTTCCTGTACCTGTATATTTCGATCCTGGTTGTCGGAAGTATCCTCGGTATGAACCGCAGGGTCTTGATCCAGGGGTTTACCAGAATGTTTGTGCCGCTTGTTCTGGGTACACTTGCCTCAGTTTGTGCGGGCGTTCTTGTCGGCATGCTGTTTGGATATGATGTAAAGCATACGCTGTTTTATATTGTTGTGCCGATCATTGCCGGAGGGATTGGCGAAGGAATCCTGCCGCTGTCCATCGGGTATGCCGATGTCCTTGGCCAGAGCTCAGAATCATTTGTCGGCCAGCTGATTCCTGCAGCGGTCATCGGAAATATTGCAGCAATCATCTGTGCCGGCATCCTGTCCCGCTTGGGGGAGAAAAAGCCGGAGCTTACAGGAAAAGGAGTCCTGGTCAAATCGAAGGGCGGAGACGGGATCACAGAATCTTCGACAATCAACCAACCTGTCGAGTTCCCGCTAATGGGGGCAGGGCTCCTGATTGCCTGCAGCTTCTTCATTATCGGAGGGCTTGGCCACCATGTCCTTGGCATCCCGGGTCCTGTCCTGATGATTTTTGCGGCTGCCCTTGTTAAATGCCTGCAGCTTATGCCGGCCAAAATGGAGCAGGGTGCCTTCCACCTTTATAAATTCGTTTCATCCAGCCTCACATGGCCATTGATGGTCGGCCTTGGAATGCTGTATATCCCGCTTGAGGATGTTGTGAAAATCGTAACGCCTTCTTATATTGCAGTTTGTGTGGCTGTTGTTCTGGCCATGGTCATCACAGGCTACTTTACAGGAAAACTGATGAAAATGTATCCTGTTGATGCCGCAATCGTTACAGGCTGCCACAGCGGCCTTGGCGGAACAGGCGACGTTGCCATCCTTTCAGCTTCCAACCGCATGTCCCTGATGCCGTTCGCACAGGTTTCCACAAGAATCGGCGGCGCATCAACAGTCATCCTTGCCATTCTGTTAATGAAGATCTTGAACTGA
- a CDS encoding NAD-dependent malic enzyme, whose amino-acid sequence MTASDGAKNVIYTDLRGKELLSNPYLNKGVAFTKEERDDLGLQGLLPTQVLTLDEQATRAYEQFSRRTNNMFKNGVLYDLYNRNVVLFYRLLRDHLNEMLPIIYTPTVGEAIQRYSHEYHRPGGLYLTIEDPEEMDKAFENLNKPHEGIDLIVVTDSESILGIGDQGVGGINIAIGKLAVYTAAAGIDPSRVLPVVLDVGTNNEDLINDPLYIGNKFPRVRGERYEQFVDQFVVTARKFFPNVLLHWEDLGNVNARNIMEKYGNEILTFNDDIQGTGAVTLAAVMSALKVTGGSLKDQRILVFGPGAAGIGNADQMAETMILEGLDREEAYDRFWAFDYRGLLTEETPDVLKFQKPYVRSAEEVKDWERDGADTIPLLEVVKRVKPTILIGTSGQAGAFTEEIVREMAKHVERPIIMPMSNPTLLAEAVPEDLFNWTDGKALIATGSPFANVEYNGISHEIGQSNNAFVFPGLGLGAIVAKAEIISKGMFAAAANAVAEKSDSSTPGASLLPAITKLADVSRHVAIEVAKAAVQEGIAKAEIDDIEQAVDDAMWKPEYKQIKSK is encoded by the coding sequence ATGACTGCTTCAGATGGTGCAAAAAACGTAATTTACACAGATTTGAGAGGAAAAGAGCTTCTATCAAATCCTTATTTGAATAAAGGTGTCGCATTTACAAAAGAAGAGAGGGATGATCTGGGGCTTCAGGGCTTGCTGCCAACCCAGGTGCTGACTCTTGATGAACAGGCAACACGTGCGTATGAGCAGTTCTCCAGACGGACAAACAATATGTTCAAAAACGGAGTGCTCTATGATTTATATAATCGTAATGTCGTCCTGTTCTACCGTCTCCTCAGGGATCACTTGAACGAGATGCTGCCGATCATCTATACACCGACTGTGGGTGAGGCGATCCAGCGCTATTCCCATGAATACCACCGTCCTGGCGGCCTCTATTTGACCATTGAAGATCCGGAGGAAATGGACAAGGCATTCGAAAACCTGAATAAGCCCCATGAAGGAATCGATCTGATTGTTGTGACGGATTCTGAGAGTATCCTGGGAATCGGCGACCAGGGCGTCGGCGGGATCAATATCGCGATTGGCAAGCTGGCAGTTTACACAGCGGCAGCCGGCATTGATCCAAGCCGTGTGCTTCCGGTTGTGCTTGATGTAGGGACCAATAATGAGGACCTGATCAATGATCCTTTATATATCGGAAATAAATTCCCGCGCGTCCGCGGTGAGCGCTATGAGCAGTTTGTCGACCAGTTTGTTGTAACGGCGCGCAAATTTTTCCCGAATGTTCTTCTTCACTGGGAAGATCTTGGAAATGTGAACGCACGGAACATCATGGAAAAGTACGGCAATGAAATCCTGACTTTCAATGACGATATCCAGGGAACAGGGGCTGTTACACTTGCTGCCGTCATGTCTGCCCTGAAGGTGACAGGCGGATCCTTGAAGGACCAGCGCATCCTTGTTTTTGGACCTGGGGCGGCAGGCATCGGAAACGCAGACCAGATGGCAGAAACGATGATCCTTGAAGGTCTTGACCGTGAAGAAGCATATGACCGGTTCTGGGCATTTGACTATCGCGGACTGCTGACGGAAGAAACGCCTGATGTCCTGAAATTCCAAAAGCCTTATGTACGCAGTGCAGAGGAAGTCAAGGATTGGGAAAGAGACGGAGCGGACACGATTCCGTTATTGGAAGTGGTGAAGCGGGTAAAGCCGACGATCCTGATCGGCACCTCCGGCCAGGCCGGCGCCTTCACAGAGGAAATCGTAAGGGAGATGGCCAAGCACGTTGAAAGACCGATCATCATGCCAATGTCCAACCCGACACTCCTAGCTGAAGCGGTGCCTGAGGATCTTTTCAACTGGACAGACGGCAAGGCGCTCATTGCCACAGGAAGCCCGTTTGCGAATGTAGAGTATAACGGAATCAGCCATGAAATCGGCCAGTCCAATAACGCATTTGTTTTCCCTGGCCTCGGCCTCGGAGCGATTGTCGCCAAAGCTGAAATCATTTCAAAAGGCATGTTCGCCGCTGCAGCCAATGCAGTTGCCGAGAAATCAGACAGCAGCACGCCTGGTGCTTCCCTGCTGCCGGCCATCACCAAACTGGCTGACGTCTCAAGGCATGTTGCCATCGAAGTAGCCAAGGCTGCCGTCCAGGAAGGCATTGCCAAAGCGGAGATCGACGATATTGAACAAGCTGTAGACGATGCTATGTGGAAGCCTGAATATAAACAAATTAAGAGTAAATAG